The Malaclemys terrapin pileata isolate rMalTer1 chromosome 2, rMalTer1.hap1, whole genome shotgun sequence nucleotide sequence ATAGGGAAGGTTTGCAGTGTATGTGAATTGGGAGCATAGCTCAAGGTTGGGATGATAATTACAAAAGAACTTGTGTCTAATTTGTTTATCTTTTATCCCATTGGCTGCCTATCCATCCCATCTGGTGCCACGTGACCTCCCGTGGCTGCTACTGAATCAGTGGTGAAGCAGCGGATGCAGATGTACAACTCCCCCTACAAAACAGTCTTGGAGTGCATACGAACAGTGCATAGGACTGAAGGACTGGGTGCCTTCTACCGGAGTTATACCACGCAACTCACCATGAACGTCCCCTTCCAAGCCATTCACTTCATCACGTACGAGTTCATGCAGGAGCAAATCAACCCGCGCCGGGAATACAACCCCCGCTCGCACATCCTCTCTGGTGCCATCGCGGGAGCAGTGGCTGCCGCTGCCACCACACCCCTTGACGTCTGCAAGACGTTGCTCAACACTCAGGAAAACATGGCCTTGAGTTCGGTGAACATCAGTGGGCACCTCTCAGGAATGGCCAATGCTTTCAGGACAGTTTATCAGCTGGGCGGTATCCCTGGGTATTTCCGAGGGGTGCAGGCTCGTGTCATTTACCAGATGCCTTCAACTGCCATCGCGTGGTCAGTGTATGAATTCTTTAAGTACTTCCTCACGAAGCACAAGCTGGAAAAAAGAGCTCCTTATTGAAAGACGTGACTAGAGCAAGCCTAAGGTTCAGATGACATTTGTATAAACTCTGAGGGATTCGCTCGTGTTGTGAAACATGCAAGATTTCTTGTGGATTCAcaattgaatttcatttttttgttgttgggggCGAGGGGAATTAAGTGGTCATTGGAGAAATTTGGCACCCTCTTTGCTAGAATCTGaagactttttttaatatatttatagctTTGGAGAAGTGAAATTACTAActgatattttttcccctctggataAGCTCTAAGATGTAGTGTTACCACTTCACCAGAAAACTTAGACtgcacgggggggtggggagggaaaaatGGTATTGAGATATTCTACAGCAAAGAAATTTAAATATCCTGTCACTGAACAAACTTTTATATATGACATAATATAAAATAGATG carries:
- the SLC25A37 gene encoding mitoferrin-1 isoform X3 — protein: MELSCGRPAAALPGMEAESPGEDYESLPTGASLSTHMTAGAVAGILEHTVMYPVDSVKTRMQSLQPDPKAQYKSVYQALKKIIHTEGFWRPLRGINVTMLGAGPAHAMYFACYEKMKRTLSDIIHHGGNSHLANGIAGSMATLLHDAVMNPAEVVKQRMQMYNSPYKTVLECIRTVHRTEGLGAFYRSYTTQLTMNVPFQAIHFITYEFMQEQINPRREYNPRSHILSGAIAGAVAAAATTPLDVCKTLLNTQENMALSSVNISGHLSGMANAFRTVYQLGGIPGYFRGVQARVIYQMPSTAIAWSVYEFFKYFLTKHKLEKRAPY
- the SLC25A37 gene encoding mitoferrin-1 isoform X4, which produces MQSLQPDPKAQYKSVYQALKKIIHTEGFWRPLRGINVTMLGAGPAHAMYFACYEKMKRTLSDIIHHGGNSHLANGIAGSMATLLHDAVMNPAEVVKQRMQMYNSPYKTVLECIRTVHRTEGLGAFYRSYTTQLTMNVPFQAIHFITYEFMQEQINPRREYNPRSHILSGAIAGAVAAAATTPLDVCKTLLNTQENMALSSVNISGHLSGMANAFRTVYQLGGIPGYFRGVQARVIYQMPSTAIAWSVYEFFKYFLTKHKLEKRAPY
- the SLC25A37 gene encoding mitoferrin-1 isoform X2 gives rise to the protein MELSCGRPAAALPGMEAESPGEDYESLPTGASLSTHMTAGAVAGILEHTVMYPVDSVKVYDATRKLQGTSWEFIGVSLLLLCQTRMQSLQPDPKAQYKSVYQALKKIIHTEGFWRPLRGINVTMLGAGPAHAMYFACYEKMKRTLSDIIHHGGNSHLANVVKQRMQMYNSPYKTVLECIRTVHRTEGLGAFYRSYTTQLTMNVPFQAIHFITYEFMQEQINPRREYNPRSHILSGAIAGAVAAAATTPLDVCKTLLNTQENMALSSVNISGHLSGMANAFRTVYQLGGIPGYFRGVQARVIYQMPSTAIAWSVYEFFKYFLTKHKLEKRAPY